A stretch of DNA from Sander lucioperca isolate FBNREF2018 chromosome 8, SLUC_FBN_1.2, whole genome shotgun sequence:
TGAAATTTCAAATAATCTATGTacaatatacaaaaaatacagtCACTGTGTAAAAACACTTGTCCTGAGACTAAATATAAATAGActtgaagattttttttcaaaaatattattgaaaataaaaaatacgtCTCTATCACCCACTTAAGTGCCATGTTTTTTGTATAATTGTATGATGATGTATGATTTTGTTTATATATGCCTCTTTTAAttgttaaaacatgttttttaaatgatagaAATATTTCAAATAATAGAAATTTTGCAATAAATTTATGTCCCACAACATACGTGCAACCCTGTTAccaaaacatattacacttaTTATCAGAATAAGACAAATTAATTTAaaggttttcttctttttttacataagTTAGTTTGTCCTAAAGATGACAGTAAGAGCTGAgaaaaagctaacgttagcattaatTTGCAACCCTGTTACCATAATTAGAGTAACAGGGTTGAACTCCTTCAATCCACTCATAAAGGACAATCTATCAATAGTTCAGCTAAATAATTAATATAATTTTGATTATAATTTAGCATAAATTTCATGTTATTCATGTATTACTATGGGGTGCCAGATGTAAAAATTCAGATACAATTTTATAGCTAATATATTTTGATTATTTAGCTAGttcactttcctcacatttcGCTAATTTTtcgaaattattttttttactttgaaacCTGAGCTGGACGAATCAAATTATTTAATGGTATATTACCTGTTTTtattaaatacataataaaaaatggtaaaataaaggGCCAATTTTTAAAAATTATCCAATTCTGGAATGACCCATGTGTGCATATCAGGAGCAGGAGCGCGCGTGCGTGCCAAGTCTTAGCAGTCCACTATTGTTGTGAGGACAATTTGAAAGTAATTTCAGGCTCGAATTTTATGATTTGGGCTTAAAAGTGCACTTGAGattgaatttattttattttccccgTATGAAACACTGTGCATTTGCACTGAAGCGGAACTCCTTTCAGTTGGGCTTTGACACGTCAGCTGTAGGTGCCGGACACATTTAGACGTCGCACACGCCGCATTTCCTTGTTCTTCCGTGTTGATGTTCACAGATGTAACCTGTTTTAAGTTAAACGGTAGTAATTTTCTTGTGTTTCTTACCTTCATTAAGATGCCATCAATTTGCGATTAAATTAACATAGAATAAAATCGATTTCCCGTTGATTTCCTCTGTAATTCAGCTGTTTGAGTTCCGTTTTTCTTATTTGGCATGCAGTCATCATCACCAGGTATGCATGAATCATCTAGCTACTGCTTGTGTGATTTAACTTTTTCATCTCACGCATGTCCTTCGTAAGTCTTCTCATATTCTGTCAGAGACTGATTGCGAGCCAAGCAGTGAGTGTGGACACATGCAATGGTTTGACTTATTTCACACTGGACAGTCAGGTTGTCTCTTTCCCTTGTACCATAACCTACAGCATGAACTACAAAGCTCTATAAATTCTGGGCCCTCATTTTTAATTCAACACAATCTTTGATCTTTTTTGTGAGTCCCTGGAAGTGGCGCCTTCACCTTTCAACCCAATAATGACTGATTGCCACAATTGTTTAATTCATTTGCACAGGTGTCGCTTGTACTCTTTCTCCTGTCATGTGCAGTATACAGTACATCCACTGTTTATATTATATGAGTCTGCTAGTCAGCATTAAGTCAGAAATTCACATGGCCAATCTGCCAACTGTTTTTGATCAAGTTTAGGGCacctaaaggttaaagaagtgAGCTTGGGACCCAGAGGTCGCCGGTACAATCCCCAGACCAGCAGGATACAATCTGGGtgggggaaagtgaaagagcagcgtttgtccctccctcattaccaccactgaggtgcccttgagcaaggcccttaaccccaaccagtggcagatcagactgtggttgtactgggcagcttccaggtatgaatgtgtaaatgtgacaggtcgtctttgcaaatgagaaattgttctcaatgTGTAAaggtgggggggaaaaaaaagaaagtatagTCAATGTTTCACCGCTTGTAGTTCACTGAATGTGTTTCCACTCATCCAGTTGGTTGTTTGCTAGCATTACACCAACCTGTCTAATCAATTGTATTGTAGCACACTGTGTTCCATTTTTGTAGCCTATTGTATCTTTATTCTTGTTATGAACTGCCTCGTCTGTCTGTAACTTTCTGTATCGTTGCCATTATGGCTATgctttccaaaaaaaaaccaTGGTAGCTTCTGAGACTTGCAGTTAGTAATTACTTAGCAATCAGTTAAGCTGTTTGAGTACTTCTCTCTCATCTTTGCCTGCAGATTTGCTGAGGGCACAACAGGTTTGATGCCCACTGCTCCAACATGGCGCTCTCAGATTTGATAACACACAAGAACGGGCGGCAGAGGAAGATGGCGGGTGCCATCAACCCACCTGAAAACATGAGGTACATGGACAAAGAAGAGAAGAGCTCCTCTGACCCAGAAGTAGAAGAGGAAGCAGAGGGTCTTATCAGAGGGTCAGACTCTGAGGACAGGAGGCACAGAGTCCGGCCTGGGATCCGTGGCGAGTTGGGGAACGTGTCGCTTCTTCTGTTCCTGTACGTGCTGCAAGGGATTCCTCTGGGACTGGCTGGTAGCATCCCTCTGATCTTACAGAGTAAGAGCGTCAGCTACAAAGACCAAGCCTTCTTCAGCTTTGTCTTCTGGCCATTTAGTCTCAAGCTTCTCTGGGCGCCTCTGGTGGACGCTCTCTACTTTAGCAGGTTTGGTAGAAGGTAAGAAGGGCACGTGTATACTGATaatgttgatttttttaaatctgtgtgGATAATTGTTGCTGCCCCTTTTTTCCCAACACTGTGTATTTTTTTCCTGATCATTTCTATGCCATCCCACCTCCCATCTGATTGTGCAGAAAGTCATGGCTGGTGCCCACGCAGTTCCTGCTGGGCCTCTTCATGCTCTACCTTTCTGGGACGGTCGATTCACTGCTGCAGAGTGAGGGAGGACCGAAGGTGGTAACACTTACTGCAGTCTTTTTTATGCTTGAGTTCCTGGCAGCCACACAGGTAGGTAATCATTAACACTGTAAGACATTCAGGACAATAAATACATTCAAATAGATAGTTTCTCTCCTGTCCTCCAATGGCTGTACCTTTTCTGCCTCAAAGGACATAGCTGTGGACGGTTGGGCCCTGACTATGTTATCCAGAGAGAATGTGGGATATGCTTCTACATGCAACTCTGTGGGCCAGACAGCTGGATACTTCCTGGGGAATGTACTCTTTCTGGCTCTAGAGTCTGCAGACTTCTGTAACAAATACCTCAGAGTAGTGCCCAAGGACACAGGCATCGTCACCTTATCAGGTATGACCTATCCCTGAACTATAGATTAACCGGAAAAACAGTCATTTGTGTGACAATTTACAACAGAGCAGGAATTTGGGTTGAATAAAGTATATTTTGTAACGTTTTCTGTTCTTCTGCCGCAGActtcttgtttttttggggAGTGGTGTTCCTGGTGTCCACGACTTTGGTAGCCATCATTAAAAGGGAAAATGAGCAGGGCAAAGGAAAGAGGAAAGTccatgaggagacagagggCGTCATGGAAACCTACAAGCTGCTGTTCTCTATCATCAAGATGCCCACAGTCTTCACCTTTTGTGCCCTGCTTCTCACTGCTAAAGTACTTGACCACAACTTGATAACTATTTGGTTTACCCTTGAACTATAACTTTAAAGGTGTTGTTTTGCACGTTTGCTTTGAATAAAAGATTTCTCACGTGTCTTCTCTTTGTGTTTCAGATTGGCTTCTCTGCAGCAGATGCAGTGACAGGTCTGAAGCTGGTGGAGGCTGGAGTTCCCAAGGAGCAGCTGGCATTGCTGGCAGTgcccatggtgcctctgcagaTCCTACTACCTGTGATCATCAGTAAATACACAGCAGGGCCCAGACCTCTGGATGTCTTCTACAAGGCCTTCCCTTTTAGGTTGGAACACATTTACGCAGGCACACAAacccatgcatacacacattcaaTAAACCAAAAGCCAACCTtgttgctgttttgtgcttGCAGGTTACTAATAGGACTGCTGTACGCTCTGCTGGTGTGGTGGACCCCCAGTGTGAAAGAAGAAGGAGGCTTCCCTGTTTACTACTATGCCATTGTGCTGCTTAGCTACGCATTTCATCAGGTTTGTATTTATGTTACGTTCTTTAATATGTTATTTTTCTCCACTTTACTGCCTTTTGCCCAGCCCTTATCATAGTTTTCCAGGTGACAGGATCTCAGCAACGTGCAGACAGTGACAGGCTGCTACTACACAGTTTGTCCAAGTCTGCGCTTAGGATGGGTAATAGAAACAGCCTGAAATGAGCTCAAATGACTATGATTGATTGAGATTCTAAAATTCAAATGTGTCTggtactttggtttatgaccaagtactgtacctgcaaaactaatgacattcccatcagcctcagctataCCTTGTCTCATTTCCTGTCTTTGCCCCCAGATGTCACTGTGCAACAGAAAGAAAATCTAAAATATCAGGGATGGGAAAATATTTAacccctttttctctctctctctttctttctttctttctttctttctttctctctctctctctctctctctctctctctctctctctctctctctctctctctctctctctctctctctctctctttattttttacatttctggcaTATTTGAGTGAGGGAGGTTACGTTTTCATCTCTGTTAATTTGTCTTTCAATAGGATATGAAACCCACTTTAAAAAAGATGTAGTTGATTGTATTGATGTGATACGAATGAAGTCTTTTAATATCATGGGAAGTGTGACAATTGAGCTTTAACAAATATTTCCCATGTTGCTACTTCAGGTGGCGTTGTACAGTATGTACGTGGCCTGCATGGCCTTCCATGCCAAAGTGAGTGACCCCCTCATCGGCGGGACCTACATGACCCTGCTGAACACAGTCACTAACCTTGGTGGAAACTGGCCCTCCACTGTGGCTCTGTGGATGGTGGATCCCCTGACCTCAAAGGAGTGTCAGGGTGCTGTCAGGCAGAGCTGTGGCTCTCCAGACGAGGCCGGGGTAAGTAAGCAGGGccgagaggggggagggggggggtgttgTGTACAGAGTTGTGTAAGTAATTACCTAAACTTGGTAAATTGATTCCTTTGTCCCTGTTCCCATCTCCAGCTGTGCGTTAAAGAGGGCGGCGTTTGTGTGACTACATTGGACGGCTACTACGTGGAGTCAGTGGTGtgtgttgtgattggtttagccTGGTGGGTGTGGTTAGGGAAGAAGATGAGGCGGCTGCAGGAACAGAGCCCCGCTGCATGGAGGTGCAGAGCTAATCAGTGATGACCGTATCATCAGTACCACTGACTCTTATTTTCTTGCACCTCCGCATACTGTGCTCTGAAAACTGCTGAATGGTGGACACACTTTTATTCCATTCTCATCGTCTGATTTAGTCCCTCCGGTCCTGCTCTAGCTGCTGCGTTCCGAAAACTCTTACACTTTCTCACCCCTGTCACCTtaaagtacatactgtacatctgcTGAAAGATGCCGTTGTCTCTCTGGAGGGAAACATCCTTCTCATTGTTACTCGTGCTAACTGTAACAGTGCTGTGAATAGTAAAACAACAAACaggtcaggtttttttttttttaaaccatcct
This window harbors:
- the slc33a1 gene encoding acetyl-coenzyme A transporter 1, with protein sequence MALSDLITHKNGRQRKMAGAINPPENMRYMDKEEKSSSDPEVEEEAEGLIRGSDSEDRRHRVRPGIRGELGNVSLLLFLYVLQGIPLGLAGSIPLILQSKSVSYKDQAFFSFVFWPFSLKLLWAPLVDALYFSRFGRRKSWLVPTQFLLGLFMLYLSGTVDSLLQSEGGPKVVTLTAVFFMLEFLAATQDIAVDGWALTMLSRENVGYASTCNSVGQTAGYFLGNVLFLALESADFCNKYLRVVPKDTGIVTLSDFLFFWGVVFLVSTTLVAIIKRENEQGKGKRKVHEETEGVMETYKLLFSIIKMPTVFTFCALLLTAKIGFSAADAVTGLKLVEAGVPKEQLALLAVPMVPLQILLPVIISKYTAGPRPLDVFYKAFPFRLLIGLLYALLVWWTPSVKEEGGFPVYYYAIVLLSYAFHQVALYSMYVACMAFHAKVSDPLIGGTYMTLLNTVTNLGGNWPSTVALWMVDPLTSKECQGAVRQSCGSPDEAGLCVKEGGVCVTTLDGYYVESVVCVVIGLAWWVWLGKKMRRLQEQSPAAWRCRANQ